One genomic segment of Theobroma cacao cultivar B97-61/B2 chromosome 6, Criollo_cocoa_genome_V2, whole genome shotgun sequence includes these proteins:
- the LOC18596169 gene encoding glycylpeptide N-tetradecanoyltransferase 1, with product MVDSNASSGSPEDTPNPNPDGNAPSESDLALDALAQKVQESLGLERRHKFWESQPVGQFKDLGDSSLPEGPIEAPTPLSEVKQEPYNLPNMYEWVTCDIDSDEMCTEVYKLLANNYVEDDENMFRFNYSKEFLHWAVRPPGYFKSWHIGVRVKSSKKLVAFITGVPARIRVRDDVVNMAEVNFLCVHKKLRSNRLAPVMIKEVTRRVHLENIWQAAYTAGIVIPTPITSCQYWHRSLNPKKLIEVGFSRLGARMTMSRTIKLYKLPESTVTPGFRKMELRDVPAVTGLLRNYLSQFVVAPDFSEHDVEHWLLPTEGVVDSYIVESSETHEITDFCSFYTLPSLILGNQNHSTLKAAYSYYNISTKTPLLQLMNDALIVAKQKDFDVFNALDVMHNESFLKELKFGPGDGSLHYYLYNYRIRNTLKPSELGLVLH from the coding sequence ATGGTTGATAGCAATGCATCTTCTGGTTCACCTGAGGATACCCCAAATCCTAATCCTGATGGAAATGCACCTTCCGAGAGCGACCTTGCACTTGATGCACTAGCTCAAAAGGTTCAAGAGTCACTTGGCCTTGAGAGGAGACACAAGTTTTGGGAATCCCAGCCTGTTGGGCAGTTCAAAGACTTGGGAGATTCCAGTTTGCCTGAAGGCCCTATTGAAGCTCCAACACCTTTATCTGAAGTCAAGCAGGAACCATACAATCTTCCAAATATGTATGAGTGGGTCACTTGTGATATTGACTCTGACGAGATGTGCACCGAGGTCTACAAACTTCTGGCAAATAACTATGTTGAAGATGATGAGAACATGTTCagatttaattattcaaagGAGTTTCTGCACTGGGCTGTTCGGCCCCCTGGTTATTTCAAGAGCTGGCACATTGGTGTCCGTGTCAAAAGTTCAAAGAAGTTAGTTGCTTTCATTACAGGTGTCCCAGCAAGAATCCGGGTCCGTGATGACGTTGTTAACATGGCAGAGGTCAATTTTCTATGTGTTCATAAAAAGCTCAGATCAAATAGGCTTGCTCCTGTCATGATTAAAGAGGTGACAAGGAGAGTTCACTTGGAGAATATCTGGCAAGCAGCGTATACTGCTGGAATTGTTATTCCAACACCAATAACTTCTTGCCAGTATTGGCATAGATCTTTGAATCCAAAGAAGCTGATTGAAGTTGGGTTTTCTAGACTTGGTGCAAGGATGACTATGAGCCGGACAATTAAGCTTTACAAGTTACCTGAATCGACAGTCACACCAGGGTTCAGGAAAATGGAGCTTCGTGATGTTCCTGCAGTTACAGGACTACTCAGGAATTATCTGAGCCAGTTTGTGGTTGCACCTGATTTCAGTGAACATGATGTGGAGCATTGGCTTCTTCCTACTGAGGGTGTTGTGGATAGTTATATTGTTGAAAGCTCCGAGACCCATGAGATTACTGATTTCTGCAGTTTCTACACACTTCCTTCATTGATCCTTGGAAACCAGAATCATTCAACTCTGAAGGCAGCATATTCATATTATAACATTTCTACAAAGACCCCTCTGCTTCAACTGATGAATGATGCTCTTATTGTGGCAAAACAAAAAGACTTTGATGTTTTCAATGCATTGGATGTCATGcataatgaatctttcttgaAGGAACTGAAATTTGGGCCAGGCGATGGAAGTCTTCACTATTATCTTTACAATTATAGGATAAGGAATACACTGAAACCATCAGAGCTTGGTCTTGTACTCCATTAG